One window of the Micropterus dolomieu isolate WLL.071019.BEF.003 ecotype Adirondacks linkage group LG08, ASM2129224v1, whole genome shotgun sequence genome contains the following:
- the ccdc30 gene encoding coiled-coil domain-containing protein 30 isoform X4 — MDHEEVRTELDQISMRLQEDGLPPGASVEERQCHLWQQLLDSEAKLQSAAQELQTLRSQQASEMKEVESYVAHIRGLLEERECLTADYERDNEHLRQELHQIRQQQESQSKELAEMLAQEDLGEMGLSSPSEQVAYLLVERATLLERLEAAERRLETQSLTGNLREVHHQEHICHTMGEDLRQQREDMQITMDNMTKCSSQSPWKKLFGLRRSGQSKHNITPAHSEEISQERNERQRLERDLEEASRRLAMAHQDIRRLTNELDAAKNNNIDSNGPELQGMVQEVDNLRKEVDKLKHCDMMKMQRAKEQNDRLDVENRALRERVRTLESEKKNLLDQLATNEKDVEAKEDRKDKSVSSKPQNNLLADSSDQEKDYIHKRCREAMEDGLVQVRELQRQLQRLRKEQEELEERNEELEALLGEAQNASKEERYRHEGELEGLHRRIKAMEAELKKQHAQEKMLKNGEEVKATESYLQLHLRDSSQERLALLDACLTKEKDWRKQLEIDLSAAQAALKKDKEALQIGERELKKLRLEVNSLQTECQQGKTLIKSLTQVKGEKSVLEEKLAQMERAHSRLQSDLERYKDSNQTQEDLRENRLQVNQLQERADRLTAELSSLQAAHSSLRDEMASERLQTAELQAKLSSSVQEKLTTQGERERLELEIQRLKVQLKWHQEQLSSTKEALISSQKPELHTAHVESRLSPLERTKDESLDQTKLGEEQQLASQHQLALQAQVSEAQARIKSQDLVLSQKAEEAKQMKQDLQRAQSLFTSAERELRYEKEKNMDLKRHNTLLDQEKLKLCAELKQVQTKLVQMEQSIHAQVSECERHQQKIRELELELARNSTNRSATTSLQEDLQAERARLIAADKKVLELQQQLKSAQHQLRVEEARAGESSRLERDSRDLSDTLSALRAKQQEEHITRKLLEQREEELQQQVRSLRLKEASMTRTNTELSHRVQQLNTRLAILEADLSKAREEVKDSQKSGHRLQEDLVASQQECDRVQGELQQVLLQLDTQVRKYNEKQSHHKIKLRQAKQVFLRATAQRDHIIQKLENDLALATSLSHKEKERIHTVTEENEKLLEEKRDLLRKISEAEEMGSIGMRTASTVQHRVNVLEVENRQLQDRTLKLSNQVSSLERALRNVQSFYSLENVKKALPSESICDGILHTSTLSLTSGSCDPLDILDAICRVKVGERGVVDAARASVSSHQPSEQGYLNLTSPLVPPDTKGTEESSINSDQV; from the exons ATGGATCATGAAGAG GTGCGGACAGAGCTGGACCAGATATCTATGCGGCTTCAGGAGGATGGCTTGCCACCGGGGGCCAGTGTTGAGGAGCGGCAGTGCCACCTGTGGCAGCAGCTGCTCGACAGTGAGGCAAAGCTTCAGTCAGCCGCTCAGGAGCTGCAGACCTTACGTTCCCAGCAGGCCAGTGAGATGAAGGAG GTGGAGAGCTATGTTGCACATATCCGTGGGCTCCTGGAAGAGCGTGAGTGTCTGACTGCAGACTATGAAAGAGACAATGAACACTTGCGACAAGAGCTTCACCAAATCAGACAACAACAAG AGAGTCAGAGCAAAGAGCTGGCAGAGATGTTGGCTCAGGAGGACCTCGGGGAGATGGGCTTGAGCAGCCCCAGTGAGCAGGTGGCTTACTTGCTTGTGGAGAGGGCCACTTTACTGGAAAGGTTGGAGGCTGCTGAGAGGAGACTGGAAACTCAGAGCCTCACTGGCAACTTGAGGGAAGTCCACCACCAG GAACATATTTGCCACACAATGGGGGAGGACCTgaggcagcagagggaggacatGCAGATAACCATGGATAACATGACAAAG TGTTCCTCCCAGAGTCCATGGAAGAAGCTGTTTGGGCTGCGCAGGTCTGGTCAGAGCAAACACAATATTACCCCT GCTCATAGTGAGGAGATTTCCCAGGAGCGGAATGAGCGCCAGCGGCTGGAGCGGGACCTGGAGGAGGCGTCTAGGAGGCTGGCAATGGCTCACCAGGATATCCGCAGACTCACCAATGAGCTGGATGCtgccaaaaacaacaatatagaCTCAAATG GACCTGAGCTACAGGGAATGGTCCAAGAAGTAGACAACCTGAGGAAGGAAGTGGACAAACTGAAACACTGTG ATATGATGAAGATGCAGCGAGCTAAAGAGCAAAATGACAGATTAGATGTTGAGAACAGAGCTCTTAGGGAGCGAGTCCGCACTTTAGAGTCTGAGAAGAAAAATCTCCTGGACCAA TTGGCAACAAATGAAAAAGATGTTGAAGCCAAAGAGGATCGAAAGGACAAGAGTGTTAGCAGCAAACCACAAAACAATCTGTTGGCTGACTCGTCAGACCAAGAAAAGGATTACATTCACAAACG GTGTCGAGAGGCGATGGAAGATGGGCTTGTACAGGTGAGGGAGCTGCAACGGCAACTCCAGAGGCTACGCAAGGAACAGgaagagctggaggagaggAATGAGGAGCTGGAGGCACTGCTGGGGGAGGCCCAGAATGCCAGCAAGGAGGAGAGGTATCGCCACGAGGGAGAACTGGAGGGACTCCACAGGAGG ATCAAAGCCATGGAGGCAGAGCTGAAGAAGCAGCACGCCCAAGAAAAAATGTTGAAGAACGGAGAAGAGGTCAAAGCTACAGAATCCTACTTACAGCTG CACCTAAGGGATAGCAGCCAGGAGAGATTGGCTCTCCTAGATGCATGTCTGACTAAGGAGAAGGACTGGAGGAAACAACTGGAGATAGACCTCAGTGCTGCCCAGGCCGCCCTCAAAAAAGACAAGGAG GCTTTGCAGATAGGTGAGCGAGAACTGAAGAAGCTGAGACTTGAGGTCAACAGCCTTCAGACAGAATGCCAACAAGGGAAAACGCTCATCAAGAGCCTCACACAGGTCAAAGGGGAAAAATCAGTTCTGGAGGAAAAG TTAGCCCAGATGGAGCGTGCCCACAGCCGGCTCCAGAGCGATCTGGAACGCTACAAGGACAGTAACCAGACCCAGGAGGACCTGAGGGAAAACAGGCTTCAAGTCAACCAGCTGCAGGAGAGGGCTGACCGGCTAACTGCTGAACTCAGCAGCCTTCAGGCAGCACACAGCTCCTTGAG GGATGAGATGGCTTCTGAGCGGCTGCAGACTGCCGAGCTCCAGGCCAAGTTGAGCTCCAGTGTCCAGGAGAAGCTGACCACTcagggggaaagagagagactggaGCTTGAGATACAGCGCCTCAAAGTGCAGCTCAAGTGGCATCAAGAGCAGCTCTCCTCTACAAAGGAAGCACTTATTAGCAGCCAGAAGCCTGAACTGCACACAGCTCATGTAGAATCTAGGCTTAGTCCATTGGAGAGGACCAAGGATGAGTCCTTGGATCAG ACCAAGCTGggggaggagcagcagctggcATCTCAGCACCAACTGGCCCTGCAGGCTCAGGTCAGTGAAGCCCAGGCACGAATCAAG TCGCAGGATTTAGTGCTGAGCCAGAAGGCAGAGGAGGCTAAACAGATGAAGCAGGACCTGCAAAGGGCACAGAGCCTGTTCACCTCAGCAGAGCGAGAGCTACGCTACGAGAAGGAGAAGAACATGGACTTGAAGAGACACAACACCCTGCTGGACCAGGAAAAACTCAAG CTTTGTGCAGAGCTGAAGCAGGTTCAGACCAAGCTGGTCCAGATGGAGCAGAGCATCCACGCTCAGGTATCCGAGTGTGAACGTCACCAGCAGAAAATTAGGGAACTGGAATTGGAACTTGCACGCAATTCCACAAACCGCAGTGCCACCACCAGTCTTCAGGAGGACCTGCAGGCCGAGCGGGCACGGCTCATTGCTGCTGACAAGAAG GTGTTGGAGCTGCAGCAACAGCTAAAGAGTGCCCAGCACCAGCTGCGCGTTGAGGAAGCGCGAGCTGGTGAGAGCAGCCGcttagagagagacagcagagatcTGTCTGACACCTTATCAGCCCTGAGAGCCaaacagcaggaggagcacATCACCAG GAAGCTGTTAGAGCAGCGTGAGGAGGAACTGCAGCAGCAGGTGCGCTCCCTGAGGCTGAAGGAGGCCTCCATGACCAGGACAAATACAGAGCTCAGCCACCGTGTCCAACAGCTGAACACCCGTCTGGCCATCCTGGAGGCTGATCTTAGCAAGGCCAGAGAGGAG GTAAAAGACAGCCAGAAGTCAGGCCACAGACTGCAGGAGGACTTGGTGGCCAGTCAGCAGGAGTGTGACAGAGTACAGGGGGAGCTGCAGCAAGTTCTCCTCCAACTGGACACACAAGTCAG GAAGTACAACGAAAAGCAGAGTCACCACAAGATCAAGCTGCGCCAGGCTAAGCAGGTCTTTCTCAGGGCGACTGCACAGAGGGACCACATCATCCAGAAACTGGAGAATGACCTGGCGCTGGCCACCAGCCTCTCACACAAG gagaaggagaggatcCATACAGTGACAGAGGAAAATGAGAAGCTtttggaggagaagagagaccTGTTGCGTAAGATTAGCGAGGCAGAGGAAATGGGCAGCATAGGCATGAGGACCGCCTCCACTGTCCAACACAG GGTCAATGTCTTAGAAGtggaaaacagacaacttcaggaTCGAACCCTGAAGCTCTCCAATCAAGTCAGCTCCTTAGAGCGTGCCCTGAGGAACGTCCAGTCATTCTACAGCCTGGAG AATGTCAAGAAAGCGCTCCCCTCAGAAAGCATCTGTGATGGCATCCTGCATACATCTACACTAAG TCTGACATCCGGTTCATGTGACCCACTGGACATCCTGGACGCGATCTGCCGCGTGAAGGTGGGCGAGCGTGGGGTGGTGGATGCGGCTCGAGCGTCTGTGTCCTCACACCAACCATCAGAGCAGGGCTACCTGAATCTCACCTCACCACTGGTTCCTCCAGACACCAAAGGCACAGAGGAGAGCTCTATTAACAGTGACCAGGTATGA
- the ccdc30 gene encoding coiled-coil domain-containing protein 30 isoform X5, whose amino-acid sequence MDHEEVRTELDQISMRLQEDGLPPGASVEERQCHLWQQLLDSEAKLQSAAQELQTLRSQQASEMKEVESYVAHIRGLLEERECLTADYERDNEHLRQELHQIRQQQESQSKELAEMLAQEDLGEMGLSSPSEQVAYLLVERATLLERLEAAERRLETQSLTGNLREVHHQEHICHTMGEDLRQQREDMQITMDNMTKCSSQSPWKKLFGLRRSGQSKHNITPAHSEEISQERNERQRLERDLEEASRRLAMAHQDIRRLTNELDAAKNNNIDSNGPELQGMVQEVDNLRKEVDKLKHCDMMKMQRAKEQNDRLDVENRALRERVRTLESEKKNLLDQLATNEKDVEAKEDRKDKSVSSKPQNNLLADSSDQEKDYIHKRCREAMEDGLVQVRELQRQLQRLRKEQEELEERNEELEALLGEAQNASKEERYRHEGELEGLHRRIKAMEAELKKQHAQEKMLKNGEEVKATESYLQLHLRDSSQERLALLDACLTKEKDWRKQLEIDLSAAQAALKKDKEALQIGERELKKLRLEVNSLQTECQQGKTLIKSLTQVKGEKSVLEEKLAQMERAHSRLQSDLERYKDSNQTQEDLRENRLQVNQLQERADRLTAELSSLQAAHSSLRDEMASERLQTAELQAKLSSSVQEKLTTQGERERLELEIQRLKVQLKWHQEQLSSTKEALISSQKPELHTAHVESRLSPLERTKDESLDQTKLGEEQQLASQHQLALQAQSQDLVLSQKAEEAKQMKQDLQRAQSLFTSAERELRYEKEKNMDLKRHNTLLDQEKLKLCAELKQVQTKLVQMEQSIHAQVSECERHQQKIRELELELARNSTNRSATTSLQEDLQAERARLIAADKKVLELQQQLKSAQHQLRVEEARAGESSRLERDSRDLSDTLSALRAKQQEEHITRKLLEQREEELQQQVRSLRLKEASMTRTNTELSHRVQQLNTRLAILEADLSKAREEVKDSQKSGHRLQEDLVASQQECDRVQGELQQVLLQLDTQVRKYNEKQSHHKIKLRQAKQVFLRATAQRDHIIQKLENDLALATSLSHKEKERIHTVTEENEKLLEEKRDLLRKISEAEEMGSIGMRTASTVQHRVNVLEVENRQLQDRTLKLSNQVSSLERALRNVQSFYSLENVKKALPSESICDGILHTSTLSLTSGSCDPLDILDAICRVKVGERGVVDAARASVSSHQPSEQGYLNLTSPLVPPDTKGTEESSINSDQV is encoded by the exons ATGGATCATGAAGAG GTGCGGACAGAGCTGGACCAGATATCTATGCGGCTTCAGGAGGATGGCTTGCCACCGGGGGCCAGTGTTGAGGAGCGGCAGTGCCACCTGTGGCAGCAGCTGCTCGACAGTGAGGCAAAGCTTCAGTCAGCCGCTCAGGAGCTGCAGACCTTACGTTCCCAGCAGGCCAGTGAGATGAAGGAG GTGGAGAGCTATGTTGCACATATCCGTGGGCTCCTGGAAGAGCGTGAGTGTCTGACTGCAGACTATGAAAGAGACAATGAACACTTGCGACAAGAGCTTCACCAAATCAGACAACAACAAG AGAGTCAGAGCAAAGAGCTGGCAGAGATGTTGGCTCAGGAGGACCTCGGGGAGATGGGCTTGAGCAGCCCCAGTGAGCAGGTGGCTTACTTGCTTGTGGAGAGGGCCACTTTACTGGAAAGGTTGGAGGCTGCTGAGAGGAGACTGGAAACTCAGAGCCTCACTGGCAACTTGAGGGAAGTCCACCACCAG GAACATATTTGCCACACAATGGGGGAGGACCTgaggcagcagagggaggacatGCAGATAACCATGGATAACATGACAAAG TGTTCCTCCCAGAGTCCATGGAAGAAGCTGTTTGGGCTGCGCAGGTCTGGTCAGAGCAAACACAATATTACCCCT GCTCATAGTGAGGAGATTTCCCAGGAGCGGAATGAGCGCCAGCGGCTGGAGCGGGACCTGGAGGAGGCGTCTAGGAGGCTGGCAATGGCTCACCAGGATATCCGCAGACTCACCAATGAGCTGGATGCtgccaaaaacaacaatatagaCTCAAATG GACCTGAGCTACAGGGAATGGTCCAAGAAGTAGACAACCTGAGGAAGGAAGTGGACAAACTGAAACACTGTG ATATGATGAAGATGCAGCGAGCTAAAGAGCAAAATGACAGATTAGATGTTGAGAACAGAGCTCTTAGGGAGCGAGTCCGCACTTTAGAGTCTGAGAAGAAAAATCTCCTGGACCAA TTGGCAACAAATGAAAAAGATGTTGAAGCCAAAGAGGATCGAAAGGACAAGAGTGTTAGCAGCAAACCACAAAACAATCTGTTGGCTGACTCGTCAGACCAAGAAAAGGATTACATTCACAAACG GTGTCGAGAGGCGATGGAAGATGGGCTTGTACAGGTGAGGGAGCTGCAACGGCAACTCCAGAGGCTACGCAAGGAACAGgaagagctggaggagaggAATGAGGAGCTGGAGGCACTGCTGGGGGAGGCCCAGAATGCCAGCAAGGAGGAGAGGTATCGCCACGAGGGAGAACTGGAGGGACTCCACAGGAGG ATCAAAGCCATGGAGGCAGAGCTGAAGAAGCAGCACGCCCAAGAAAAAATGTTGAAGAACGGAGAAGAGGTCAAAGCTACAGAATCCTACTTACAGCTG CACCTAAGGGATAGCAGCCAGGAGAGATTGGCTCTCCTAGATGCATGTCTGACTAAGGAGAAGGACTGGAGGAAACAACTGGAGATAGACCTCAGTGCTGCCCAGGCCGCCCTCAAAAAAGACAAGGAG GCTTTGCAGATAGGTGAGCGAGAACTGAAGAAGCTGAGACTTGAGGTCAACAGCCTTCAGACAGAATGCCAACAAGGGAAAACGCTCATCAAGAGCCTCACACAGGTCAAAGGGGAAAAATCAGTTCTGGAGGAAAAG TTAGCCCAGATGGAGCGTGCCCACAGCCGGCTCCAGAGCGATCTGGAACGCTACAAGGACAGTAACCAGACCCAGGAGGACCTGAGGGAAAACAGGCTTCAAGTCAACCAGCTGCAGGAGAGGGCTGACCGGCTAACTGCTGAACTCAGCAGCCTTCAGGCAGCACACAGCTCCTTGAG GGATGAGATGGCTTCTGAGCGGCTGCAGACTGCCGAGCTCCAGGCCAAGTTGAGCTCCAGTGTCCAGGAGAAGCTGACCACTcagggggaaagagagagactggaGCTTGAGATACAGCGCCTCAAAGTGCAGCTCAAGTGGCATCAAGAGCAGCTCTCCTCTACAAAGGAAGCACTTATTAGCAGCCAGAAGCCTGAACTGCACACAGCTCATGTAGAATCTAGGCTTAGTCCATTGGAGAGGACCAAGGATGAGTCCTTGGATCAG ACCAAGCTGggggaggagcagcagctggcATCTCAGCACCAACTGGCCCTGCAGGCTCAG TCGCAGGATTTAGTGCTGAGCCAGAAGGCAGAGGAGGCTAAACAGATGAAGCAGGACCTGCAAAGGGCACAGAGCCTGTTCACCTCAGCAGAGCGAGAGCTACGCTACGAGAAGGAGAAGAACATGGACTTGAAGAGACACAACACCCTGCTGGACCAGGAAAAACTCAAG CTTTGTGCAGAGCTGAAGCAGGTTCAGACCAAGCTGGTCCAGATGGAGCAGAGCATCCACGCTCAGGTATCCGAGTGTGAACGTCACCAGCAGAAAATTAGGGAACTGGAATTGGAACTTGCACGCAATTCCACAAACCGCAGTGCCACCACCAGTCTTCAGGAGGACCTGCAGGCCGAGCGGGCACGGCTCATTGCTGCTGACAAGAAG GTGTTGGAGCTGCAGCAACAGCTAAAGAGTGCCCAGCACCAGCTGCGCGTTGAGGAAGCGCGAGCTGGTGAGAGCAGCCGcttagagagagacagcagagatcTGTCTGACACCTTATCAGCCCTGAGAGCCaaacagcaggaggagcacATCACCAG GAAGCTGTTAGAGCAGCGTGAGGAGGAACTGCAGCAGCAGGTGCGCTCCCTGAGGCTGAAGGAGGCCTCCATGACCAGGACAAATACAGAGCTCAGCCACCGTGTCCAACAGCTGAACACCCGTCTGGCCATCCTGGAGGCTGATCTTAGCAAGGCCAGAGAGGAG GTAAAAGACAGCCAGAAGTCAGGCCACAGACTGCAGGAGGACTTGGTGGCCAGTCAGCAGGAGTGTGACAGAGTACAGGGGGAGCTGCAGCAAGTTCTCCTCCAACTGGACACACAAGTCAG GAAGTACAACGAAAAGCAGAGTCACCACAAGATCAAGCTGCGCCAGGCTAAGCAGGTCTTTCTCAGGGCGACTGCACAGAGGGACCACATCATCCAGAAACTGGAGAATGACCTGGCGCTGGCCACCAGCCTCTCACACAAG gagaaggagaggatcCATACAGTGACAGAGGAAAATGAGAAGCTtttggaggagaagagagaccTGTTGCGTAAGATTAGCGAGGCAGAGGAAATGGGCAGCATAGGCATGAGGACCGCCTCCACTGTCCAACACAG GGTCAATGTCTTAGAAGtggaaaacagacaacttcaggaTCGAACCCTGAAGCTCTCCAATCAAGTCAGCTCCTTAGAGCGTGCCCTGAGGAACGTCCAGTCATTCTACAGCCTGGAG AATGTCAAGAAAGCGCTCCCCTCAGAAAGCATCTGTGATGGCATCCTGCATACATCTACACTAAG TCTGACATCCGGTTCATGTGACCCACTGGACATCCTGGACGCGATCTGCCGCGTGAAGGTGGGCGAGCGTGGGGTGGTGGATGCGGCTCGAGCGTCTGTGTCCTCACACCAACCATCAGAGCAGGGCTACCTGAATCTCACCTCACCACTGGTTCCTCCAGACACCAAAGGCACAGAGGAGAGCTCTATTAACAGTGACCAGGTATGA